From Carassius carassius chromosome 15, fCarCar2.1, whole genome shotgun sequence:
aATCTATATGCTGCTAATAGGTATACTTAATAGACCATAACAGATTGTGGGAATAGTGGGTTAACATTGATAATCTGGATTCTAGCATTTAATTTGGCTTTATTTAGTAACAAGCATCAGGAGACTATAAAGGTTGAGCATCTGGTTTGTATGGCAGCACAAAACTCACCAAATATTGCATCAACCTGAGCAGGAACAAAAGGAAAgctcataaaataaaaagagaaaccaGAGACagacagtaaatatatatatattttttatgtgtaaCTTACTAGGATTGTTGGTCATGGCTGACCAGGTGACGTACATAGTGTACAGAGTTATAATAGAGGACTGAAGCAGACCAGACTGAGGTGAGGCATCCTgaaaacacatacaaaaataaagaaacgTATTTTAAAAAAGCACAGATCAGACTTTGTCTACATTTGTAAGAAACTACCCTATATAAACTTCAGATTTTCATAATGGTTGGCACAGTAAAGAAAGCTTGTCTGTTGTAGCAGGCCAGCACTGATGTTCTGCATGCAAAGAAGGAAACAAAGAAGTTTCCTTACAAAGACAAAAGCTGGAGGCTAATGTAAACTGTAGATGACCTTCAGTACAACGGAGAGGCTGTTTTCTTatgcacattattttaaatcagcattCATGTCAGGATGTGGAACAGCTAGTTAAAGCAGTTTTAGCATTTCCTGTTTGCTGCTTAAGTTCAAGGTCCTAATGCTTCTTCATATCTTAATATGGACAACCATAGCCAAATCGCCACtggctagtaaatattttagtttacttgcCAGaccttatatatattatatagtatattatatgtatatatttatgcatttagcagatgcttttatccaaagcgactaacagtgcattcaggctatcaatttttacctatcatgtgttcccggggaatcgaacccccaaccttgcactgaCATTGTAGAGGGTTGATGGAGTTGTTTGGCCTTTTATCAATGTTTTGAAATTGGGTGCAGAGTTGAGACGGGAAAAGCACTAAACCTGCTTTAGCACTTCCCTTTTACCTGCACTTTTGGCAGAACTGAAACCACAGATATGATGACGCAGAGAATAAGGTTGAAGCTGATGAAGAACTTGTGTTCGGTACAGTTGTCTGGTTTGGTGTAGTAGAGATAAAACAACACGACTGCTGCAAAGGCCAGGGCGTAATGCAGGACAGTGAAAGACAACAGACCTGTGGACATAGAAAACAGTATCAGGTTTCTTTCTCTGAAAagagtggatttggacacacctGTTTGTAAACCTACTGGGATGAACAGGGTGTCTTTCATTGTATCTGCTCTCTACGTACCTGAGAACCAACACTTGCTGTTGCCTTCCTCAGCATTCCTCACCCACACCTCATTCCAGGAGTGGGCAAAGTCGATCAGGAGGATGAGCTGGATCAGGATGAACATGAAGGAGCCCACAATACCGAAGTAGAACCagactgtgattaaaaaaaagaagaaaaattatgCTTCAGTAGCATACTGGTTAAATGTGCCTAACctcaacataaaatataataaaacataaaaacaagccTTTTTACTATCTTAATAAATGAACATCAATGATCTTCAAATGTTTGGGATAAGTAAGatttatatgtttttgaaagaaatctcttatgctcaccatggctgcatttatttgattaagaatacagtaaaaatagtaactgtgaaataaaatgtaattcttcctgtgatgacaaagctgaattttcagcagccattactctagtcttcagtgtcacatgatccttcagaaatcattctaatatgctgatttggtgctaaataaatatttttatttttagtgttgaAAATACTTgtattgcttaatattttgtggaaaccgttgTACTTTATTTCAGGTTTCAGTTCAAAAgaaccacatttatttaaaatataaatattttgttaacattgataaattcaatgcattgaataaaagtatattttctttcaaaaaacttttgaatggttttatGTGTGtgcttattattttttctttcatcaaaatgtcacaaaaaaaaagttcagccaaaaatgaaaattctgttataatttacaccccctcacgtcgttccaaacttgtatgacttttttttttttttttgtgaatcacaaacaaagatatttaaaataatgttgttaACCAAACACTTCTGGTGACAACGGacttttactgttttactgttactttttctttacatttctcaaaatatcttaatttgtgttccacaaaaaaaggaaagtcctacaggtttggaaagacatgagagggagtaaatgatgccagaattttagttttttggTGAACACTTTAAACTACATTTAGAACTATGTTTAATAAAACATGCATCTCTGAAGGGCCTTTAATTTCATACTTAAATTCACAATGAAACATACTAATGTCAAGATCTTGTTTTTGAAGTTAACCGTGATCTCTAAACACAATGTTCTGCATCTTTAATTCCACACCATGAGAATTCTGGCAAGACAGTAATGCAATATGctatgaaaaaataataacatcTGATTCCAATTTCAATAAGGTCTTTTCCCATGCATCTCATAACATTCAAAATAgtcattaaaaagtaattgacTTCTTCCCTGCAGAAGACCAGGCGTTTTCTGCATCCCTTGGAATTTAGTCCTGCGATATGACAATGGCTTCCCAGAATAACATTATCATGACTACTGCTGCATTTACAGCTGAACATCATTGTCATGTTGTCATTGCTTTTATGTATTTCCCAAAGTGCATATATGAAAATGGAAATTGTTCTATTATGTGCTGTTAACAGAATAGTTGAACCTAAAATGTACCATCATGAAACATTCCATCCGGGATGAAAAAGGCTCCAACAGTGATGCCAACAAGTATCAGAAACTTGAAGAACCAGAACCTGACAAAATAGTCAAGCAAAAAAAAgcaaatttcatttcatttagtaAAGGATACAGTAACAATAGCATAATTATATAATGGTACACAAATAATAAATCAGGGTTACCCATTCTGAATAGTGGCACGAGGGTCCTTGCTGCTCTTTACACGAATCATGATTGCGGAAAACAGGAAAAAGAAGCATGCCATAGCAAAGCACATGCGATACACTGATTTGTAGCCTACAACCACATCGCAGTTAACATGGTTCTCGATTCCTGGAATTGTGGTTCCTCCTTGACAAAAGCCAGGAATCTGAAGAGACATTAAAAACAGACAATTAACAGATGCACTGAAAGCACAAGTGAGGAAGATAAAGACTGATGGGGGGCCCACCTTGCGGAGCTGCGTCTCCATGCCAGGCAAGATCATGATTACAGACACCAGTGTCCCCAGGAGGAGGAAGAAAGAGAAGACCAGCCGGGTGACTGTGGAGTTATTGGAAGAAGGACAACAGCCACAGAGGAGACATGGTGCGGAGCCACACAAACACGAGGCCTGTAACGTGGAGGGAGTGAGAGAAAGAGCAATCATTTCACCAGTTCAAGCATTTCTTGTTTAATTGCCATAGTTCACAAAAGAATATCcaaaacattttacaattttatatatatagcactGAAGAAAGATCATTTGCAGTCATaagagtttttaaaaatatatatatatttttcttttaaagtaaatattttatgtttaaaattttattgcattttaaaatattacttattccTTTGACTACAAAGATGAAattttattccagtcttcagtgtcatatgatcttttagaaatcattgtaatatgctttaaaaaaaatcttattagcAATGCTGAAAGCTGTCCTgcttaaaatgtttgtaaaaatcataatatatatatatatgtgaccct
This genomic window contains:
- the LOC132157812 gene encoding serine incorporator 1-like, which gives rise to MGACMALCSLASCASCLCGSAPCLLCGCCPSSNNSTVTRLVFSFFLLLGTLVSVIMILPGMETQLRKIPGFCQGGTTIPGIENHVNCDVVVGYKSVYRMCFAMACFFFLFSAIMIRVKSSKDPRATIQNGFWFFKFLILVGITVGAFFIPDGMFHDVWFYFGIVGSFMFILIQLILLIDFAHSWNEVWVRNAEEGNSKCWFSGLLSFTVLHYALAFAAVVLFYLYYTKPDNCTEHKFFISFNLILCVIISVVSVLPKVQDASPQSGLLQSSIITLYTMYVTWSAMTNNPNRECNPSLLSLVSNISTTEAMPTSSPGMVQLWDAQGIVGLVIFLFCTFYASIRSSSNAQVNRLMQTEEGKGTVGGEEVGEDGVRRVVDNEEDGVTYNYSFFHFHLLLASLYIMMTLTNWYKPDITTQAMQSTIPAVWVKISSSWMGLGFYLWTLVAPVILPNRDFS